GGCCGTCCAGGCGCGCCTGCTGGCCGCGCGTTCCAGAGTCAAGCTCATGCAGGCCAGGTATGATGAAATGCTGGCGGGATTCCGCCCTCAGGAAATCGAATCCCAGCGGGCCAAAACCGCCCAGGCTGCCGCCAATCTGGAACACGCGCGGCGTGATTACGAGCGCATTGAAAAACTAGTGCGCGACCAGGCGGGTATCAGCTCCGCGGACCGCGATGCCGTCCGGGCCTCCTATTTGGCGGCTCAGGCCGTGGAAAAGGCGGAACGGGAAAATCTGGCCCTGCGCCTGGAAGGCTACCGCGAAGAGGAAAAAAGGTCGGCCCAGGCCCAGCTGGAGGCGGCCAGGGCGGAGCAGGATGAACTGGAAGTGCTGTGCGAGGAATGCGTGATCAAGTCCCCTGTGGACGGAATCATTGCCCGCAAGCTGGTGAATGGCGGAGAAATGGTCAGCGCCGGGCAGAAACTCTTCTCCATCGTGGACAGCCATGACATCTGGCTCAATGTCCGGGTGGAGGAGACGAAAATAGGCCGCATCAGGACGGGACAGGAAGTGCGGTTCACGCTGGACGGCTATGACGGCCGGGTGTTTTACGGAAAGGTGTATGAAATAGGCGCGGCCTCCTGCTCCATGTTCTCCCTCATCTCCACGGAAAACGTCAGCGGTTACTTCACCAAGGTCATGCAGCGCTTCCCCATCAAGGTAAGCCTGCCGGAAAGCGGGGACGGCGTGGTATTCCGGCCCGGCATGCAGGGCACGGTTTCCATCGGTTTCTGATCAGGGGCGTTATGGGCGGAAATGCGGATGAAAAGGAAATGTCCGGAGCGCGGCGGTGGCTGCTGCTGGGGATGGCTTGTGCCTGCACCATGCTCCCGTTCCTGAACATGGGGTGCATCACGGCTGCCACGCCCGACCTCTCCGGC
This genomic stretch from Akkermansia biwaensis harbors:
- a CDS encoding HlyD family secretion protein, with amino-acid sequence MSKHLKAVSLGSMALAAAGGIIWGVWHIRESRSMNTDDCRVEASIVSVGTKLAERVVAVDVEEGDTVKKGQTLAHLDGRAVQARLLAARSRVKLMQARYDEMLAGFRPQEIESQRAKTAQAAANLEHARRDYERIEKLVRDQAGISSADRDAVRASYLAAQAVEKAERENLALRLEGYREEEKRSAQAQLEAARAEQDELEVLCEECVIKSPVDGIIARKLVNGGEMVSAGQKLFSIVDSHDIWLNVRVEETKIGRIRTGQEVRFTLDGYDGRVFYGKVYEIGAASCSMFSLISTENVSGYFTKVMQRFPIKVSLPESGDGVVFRPGMQGTVSIGF